In Juglans regia cultivar Chandler chromosome 5, Walnut 2.0, whole genome shotgun sequence, the following are encoded in one genomic region:
- the LOC108995407 gene encoding CEN-like protein 2 → MANMSDPLVIGGIIGDVVDSFSPSVRMTVTYNRNKQVYNGHELFPSTVSMKPLVEVDGGDLRSFFTLIMTDPDVPGPSDPYLREHLHWIVTNIPGTTNATFGREVVDYEMPRPNIGIHRFVFLLFKQKRRETVKITVPPPRDLFNTRKFAEENELGLPVAALFFNAQRETAARRR, encoded by the exons ATGGCAAATATGTCAGATCCTCTTGTAATAGGAGGGATTATCGGAGATGTTGTTGACTCTTTCTCTCCAAGTGTGAGAATGACTGTAACGTACAACAGAAACAAGCAAGTATATAATGGGCACGAGCTCTTTCCTTCGACAGTATCCATGAAACCTTTGGTTGAGGTTGATGGAGGTGATTTGAGATCATTTTTCACGCTG ATCATGACAGACCCAGATGTTCCTGGTCCCAGCGATCCATACCTGAGGGAGCACTTACACTG GATAGTGACGAACATCCCAGGCACAACAAATGCAACATTTG GAAGGGAGGTGGTGGACTATGAAATGCCAAGGCCAAATATAGGGATCCACAGGTTTGTGTTCCTCCTATTCAAGCAGAAACGCAGAGAGACAGTCAAGATCACAGTCCCACCTCCAAGGGACCTCTTCAACACTCGAAAGTTTGCAGAAGAGAATGAACTTGGCCTTCCTGTGGCTGCACTCTTCTTCAATGCCCAAAGGGAGACAGCTGCAAGAAGACGTtga